TTTACGCTCGCTTAacgtggtttttgtcttttccaaaaaatagttaatgctcaaaacaggagatggaaacaatttttctgaataagttctgacaaaCACAacctcacatgactgatcagctgtttcctctgacatgaaagaacatttAGAAGTTGttcaattgaatctaattcctgaagacttctctccattttctctctgatCGAcaaccttttttgttgttgttctctctatttttcttctcctgtttactgatagattagcctacagcaacacattacactgccatctactgtgtatgttactgcagctttgtttattcgctctcaaccagctgatggaaacatgCCTAATTCACATTTACTTTAATgcgtcattttaaaaaattgcttcAAATTTGCTACgtttttaatggaaacatggctattgCCAGGTGAAACAGAGGTGAAAAAGTTGGTTTCTAAACTCAGAGATGTTGATTTTATAATAGAGCTGTTTGTTTTCAATGAAGCAAAAACAGTGACGCTGATTTGTCTtctgttttactttaaatgggatcataaattacaaaataaacattgtgctgtgttgaagaagacttgaaataatcaaaaaagaaactaagacGGTCaaattaatgtagtggagtaaaaagtaaaatatataccACAGAGGTTTTGGAatagaaatattattattgcataAGTTTATGAAATGTTAATAATTACTCAAAGTACAAAAACctcaaatttttaaatgtactttccaaCACTTAACAAACTCATTACAAAGAAAGTTGTCATTGACAACTTTTAGAATAAACACACAACCTAATTTATTATTGCTAATATATATGAATTATCAAATATTATCATATACAATTATGTCAGTGTTTATGTTAGTGTGTGAAAAATGTTCCATGAATCctgttttctttaaaggaaCGTTTTATTCTGACATTTACAGtgatatatttctatatacagCATAAATGACATGTGAATAATAGGCTACTGTGATAATGCAGACAGTGAATGTTAGAGGCCGGCAGTCGCAACatgaagtgtttttaaaaagaccaatatctttaaaaaatgatctaaaagcagcacatttttttgttaaaactaGCAGAATTAGCTTCTTCAGTTTCCCCTTTATCAGAAGATAAACACTGAATGTTGGTGCTGCTGTTCTCTTATTAACTCTAGAGATTATTTTAATCACATCTTTTATGGAAGGAGAGTTAAAAACAGAAGTTCTTCACATTTCATTGAAGTATTACAGTAAACCAGAGAAAAGATTAATAATAGTCAGTGTTGTGAAATATTCCAGGCAGCCACGATGAATCAGGACAGAATAGAAGAAACTGTTGATGCTTTCAGTTCAGCTTGGTGTGACTGAGAACGTGTAATTTAAAGTTATAAGACTTTGTTTATGAGCAGTTGTGGGTTTCATGGTGGATAAGTGAGTCCTGCTGCTCCACAGCTGCTGCTTTCTCCGTCTCCACACATTTATATCTGACTCAGTCTGCAATTTGTTAACCATTAACAAGCAGAAAATCTACAGCGTAAATCAGATTAACAGACAACACAAAGTGGGCTTTGAATGGGATTCTGTCCGGAGAAAAAggtgaatgtgtttgtgataACAAGGTGATTTTGTTATCTGaaagttttaaatgtttctgaGGTTCAGCTTGGATAAAAAGGCTCCAAAGGACCAGCCTGGTGCCTTCACTGCTGTCATGTGTCCAACATCTGAAGGGAAAGCTATTAAGGATTAACTGAAGTGACGTTGCAGGAGGTTTTTACCCAGTGAGTCAGTGGAGAAGTTAATATAGAGAAGCATGTAGACACTTAGAAAGCGAGTAATATAATGCTGCACTGtttaaaaggtgtttagtctaaaaaccagatcaaacagtaaatctgagggaaattatcttgctgcatggacagataatttaccttgacaagatttcttaaattaagattattaaatctaggaataagcatgttgaacgcttgaaataagaaatgaactcttaaaacaagataaattaaagctgccagcagtgatgaactggcccaagcagagtgacctgatgattatttgtttcttacgaagataaaaaaaagtttagatttagaagtgttaaatcatttatcttgttttaagagttaatttcttattttaagcgttcaacatgcttatatctagatttaataatcttaatttaagaaatcttgtcaaggtaaattatctgcccatgaagcaagatcatttccctcagatttactgttttatctggtttttagactaaacaccttttttgcagtgtgtggacGGCAGCAGTTAAAtgcattttagattttaaaaatcaataaaggTTTAAGTGTACGCTTTATTTAGAGTTTTATTACTGCTTTTCCTTGCTGTCACACAGCTTTTTGACAGGAAAGTGAAGTCGTTTTCTggccagactcctttgacaaaaacagtcgttttattttgcagaacacaggagtttctTTTTTACCGCTGCCTTGATCGGTTCgtctgtttgtgttattgtgtgactttagtgaactaaccctttaaaacacaaaagtcacacaataacacaaacagacGAACCGATCGAGGCAGCGGTAAAAAAGAAACTCCTGTCTTCTGCAAAATAAAACGACGAAATGTTTTTGTCCAAGGAATCtggtattcatatttgcaacatgtaaaattctgtgttttgaaacacaattttcaagatcagattttatgttttcctttgtttcttttgggttgaacatttttatcaagtaagtcaaagttaaaaattaattatcaggacatatagatgaggtaacgctgaaaaaactgataccaacatggcatggtgaagattttttaacagattttttaaaggaccaTATCgccaaagatttcagagggttaaaagcaacaaaagaatGATTTGATAATTTCACTATTGAGCTCTGCAGGACAGTGATGattgaataaatatattgatgtaTAGTTTCTTATGTCTCTGGTAGATCAAACACTGACAGTGGATCAGAACCTCATACATTCTCACTTCAAAGAATCTTTAACAACAATCTCCTTGTTGTCCGTGTTTCCCTCCCTAAAGTCTTTcaatgacctttaacctcatcTGTCTTCTTGAAAAAGACTTTTTGTCCGTTCTCCCGTGTCCTTCTTTAGAGTCTTTTTATGAAACACGTATAAAAATATCTGTACATCACGTTGCTCTTCCTTCACAGCTCGCAGCGGTTGTCCTCCGTCTTGTAGCGGTCCATGATGCTGAGGACGTCGTCCATGATGGAGGGgcccaggtccaggtccaggccCACCATGGACTCGGAGTGTGTGACCCCGGAGGAGAGCGTGAGGCCGGCCGGGTGGAAGGCGCCGCAGGGCGACTCGCTGCGTTCGCTCCTCAGATCCTCGTTGCTCAGACCGGCGTCGGAGTCCAGACTGAGGCCCCGGGGGACGTCCAGAGGCCCGCAGGTCTCCGACATGGAGTCCTCGGAGGAGGCCTCGGAGAAGGAGCCGGAGGAGGGGACCAGCCTGCGGAGGGCGGGGGAGATAGAGATGTCGCGGCAGGGCTCAGACGCCAGCCGGCCCACCACGCCGTTCTCAAAGAGCTGGCGCTGGTCGTCCACGTGGCCATTGGCGTGTCTGTGACTCGAGTCTTCacgctgatgatgatgatgatggtggagcAGGAAGTGGTTCTGCTGGGAGGGGGGCAGAGACGGAGGGGAGGGGTCGTCCAGGTGGAGGCGTGGCGGTTTGGGCGGAGCCTGTTCATGGGCGATGAAGACGGGCATGGAGATGGTGGTCTTCAGCAGGCCGGTGGCGTCGTGCTGGTAGTGGTAGCCTTTGTAGGCGTAGCTGTTGGCGTCCTCTCGGTCGTCCAGACGGCGCTCCACGCTGTGGGAGCGTCCGTCCTGTGTCCGACTCAGAGCCGGCAGCATGTCCATCTTCCCCTGCAGGAAGCCAACGTCCCCGAACATGTCGCCCTCGCCTTCCGGCCCCACGTGGGCGCTGTGACGCACGTCGCCCAGCGGCGGGCTGATCATGTCACCTGACAGGACGTCACGCAGCCGCAGCCTCTTTCCCTTCTTGGGAGTCGTAGTTTTTAGGTACATCGGCGTCTTTGCTGGCATTTTGATTCTGACGGAGAGGTGATTATCGTGTCTTTAGGTTCTCTCGCTGGCAGCCGCGAAGTTCTCACAGTGAGTAAACGAACAGCTCGAAAAGCAAACTCTCTTGATAGaagctcttttttttgtctctttccgCTCCCAGCAGAGATCCAGTCTTCCCCAAGCGACTAGACAAATATTTAGGTCGGTCAGTGTAGCGATAGCAACCCCGTGGATCACGCTGTCATGTGACTCtggggagcagaggaggaggaggaggaaggcctTGACCTCAGATCAGCTCCTTGTGTCTTTCCCTCATACACAGAAAAGCCATATCCAAGCAAACACTCTTTAAATCACACACTCTCTGGTCTTTATCCTCCtcagacagaaggagagagggatctgatctCCTCCGGCCTCGGGTCACTCCGCACAAACTTCAGGAATGTGGCATCAAAACGCCGGAGATCTGTGAGGAGACacaagagaggagaaagagtcACAAAGAGGcgagggaggaaaggagaagGGGAGATGGATGGGGCGaagggaggaggtgggaggaggctggaggaggtgggggaggcCGGGGGAGAGAGGAATGAAGGCGGGAGCAGATTTACAACCTTCCTTTCAGTGAGGACACATGATGAGAAACACTGTGTGTTTGCTGAGAGTTCCTCTTTCTGTTACAGTG
This is a stretch of genomic DNA from Centropristis striata isolate RG_2023a ecotype Rhode Island chromosome 4, C.striata_1.0, whole genome shotgun sequence. It encodes these proteins:
- the zgc:154093 gene encoding cdc42 effector protein 3, producing the protein MPAKTPMYLKTTTPKKGKRLRLRDVLSGDMISPPLGDVRHSAHVGPEGEGDMFGDVGFLQGKMDMLPALSRTQDGRSHSVERRLDDREDANSYAYKGYHYQHDATGLLKTTISMPVFIAHEQAPPKPPRLHLDDPSPPSLPPSQQNHFLLHHHHHHQREDSSHRHANGHVDDQRQLFENGVVGRLASEPCRDISISPALRRLVPSSGSFSEASSEDSMSETCGPLDVPRGLSLDSDAGLSNEDLRSERSESPCGAFHPAGLTLSSGVTHSESMVGLDLDLGPSIMDDVLSIMDRYKTEDNRCEL